The following coding sequences are from one Remersonia thermophila strain ATCC 22073 chromosome 2, whole genome shotgun sequence window:
- a CDS encoding mitochondrial 37S ribosomal protein mS42 produces MMRPRLRIPLRPCMGMAPRPRMFRPFSAAGADVAQPQPAHMLPPLSYEEEVKEKGLGSFLTAGAFNIAWYGYQAWLLNNINEKTAETAWEHRSIKDIVLNTAREPSQAALFNYASMAHNNHFFFQHLTPTPVNMPDELKRSLEQSFGSIDTLRREMVATAATMFGPGFVWLVATSQTGLPIAFRVLTTYAAGSPYPAAHWRRQSLDMNAVTGAGDGVPEADLAAARGYLARSAAGAAAPARQKQLLSQANDGAYAPGGTNVAPVLCLSTWEHSWLWDYGFGGKERYANAWWEHVNWALVAEMAKVNGKNEMSADAGVPKSSA; encoded by the exons atgaTGCGCCCTAGGTTAAGGATACCGCTGCGGCCGTGCATGGGCATggccccgcggccgaggatgtTCAGGCCGTTttctgccgccggcgccgacgtggcccaGCCTCAGCCGGCCCACATGCTCCCGCCCCTGTCGTACGAagaggaggtcaaggagaagggccTTGGAAGCTTCTtgaccgccggcgccttcaACATTGCGTGGTACGGGTACCAGGCGTGGCTGCTCAACAACATTAACGAAAAGACTGCGG AAACCGCCTGGGAGCACCGCTCCATCAAGGACATTGTCCTCAACACCGCCCGCGAGCCCAGCCAGGCGGCGCTCTTCAACTATGCCAGCATGGCCCATAACAACCACTTCTTCTTCCAGCACCTCACCCCGACGCCCGTCAACATgcccgacgagctcaagCGCTCCCTGGAGCAGTCCTTCGGCTCCATCGACACGCTCCGCCGCGAGAtggtcgccaccgccgccaccatgttCGGCCCGGGCTTCGTCTGGCTCGTCGCCACCTCCCAGACCGGCCTGCCCATCGCCTTCAGGGTCCTGACCACctacgccgccggctccccctACCCGGCCGCCCACTGGCGCCGCCAGAGCCTCGACATGAACGCCGtcacgggcgccggcgacggcgtccccgaggccgacctcgccgccgcccgcggctacctggcccgcagcgccgccggcgccgccgcccccgcccggcAGAAGCAGCTGCTGAGCCAGGCCAACGACGGCGCCTAcgcgcccggcggcaccaACGTGGCCCCCGTGCTCTGCCTCAGCACCTGGGAGCACTCGTGGCTGTGGGATTACGGGTtcggcggcaaggagcgCTACGCCAACGCGTGGTGGGAGCACGTCAACtgggcgctggtggcggagATGGCCAAGGTGAACGGAAAGAACGAAATGTCGGCGGATGCCGGAGTGCCCAAGAGCTCCGCGTAG